The Stigmatella ashevillena genomic sequence CCAAGGACAGCAGTGCCACGGAGCTGGATGTCTTGGCCAACGACACGACGGCGCCGGATGCGGGGGAGACGCTGAGCATCATCGCGGTGAGCCAACCGGCCCACGGCGCGGTGACCTTCACGGCCACGCGGGTGAGCTTCACGACCGCTGTCGGCTTCGCGGGCAGCACGACGTTCACCTATACGGTGTCGGATGGGCGCGGTGGCACCGACACGGCGACGGTGACGGTGGTGGTAACCGAGACGAACAGTCCCCCCGTGGCCAAGGACGACAGCTTCCGGGTGGCCAAGAACAGCGGTGCCACGCAACTGGACGTGCTGGCCAACGACACGACGGCGCCGGATGCGGGGGAGACGCTGAGCATCACGGCGGTGAGCCAACCGGCCAACGGCACGGTGACCTTCACCGCCACGCGGGTGAGCTTCACGCCCGCCGTCGGCTTCGTGGGGACCACGACGTTCACCTATACGGTGTCGGATGGGCGCGGCGGCACCGACGCGGCGACGGTGACGGTGACGGTGAGCGAAGAGAACAACCCGCCGGTGGCCAAGGACGATCTCTTCACGGTGCCCAAGGACAGCGGTGCCACGGAGCTGGACGTGCTGGCCAACGACACGACGGTGCCGGATGTGGGCGAGACGCTGAGCATCACCGCGGTGAGCCAACCGGCCAACGGCACGGTGACCTTCACCGCCACGCGGGTGAGCTTTACCCCTGCCGCTGGCTTCGTGGGGACCACGACGTTCACCTATACGGCGTCGGATGGGCGAGGAGGGGTGGACACGGCGACGGTGACGGTCACGGTGACCGAGACGAACAGCCCTCCCGTGGCCAACGACGACAACTTCACGGTGGACGAGAACAGCGGTCCCACGGAACTGGACGTGCTGGCCAACGACACGGTGGCGCCAGACGTGGGGGAGACGCTCCGCATCACGGGAGCCACTCAGCCGGACAACGGTTCGGTGACCTTCACGGACACGCGGGTGAGCTTCACGCCCATTCCGGACTTCGTAGGCACCACGACGTTCACCTATACGGCGTCGGACGGGCGCGGCGGCACCGACACGGCGACGGTGACCGTGACGGTGACCGAGGTGGCCGATGTGGTGGACTCCGATGGGGATGGTCTGCCGGATGCCATCGAAAGGGATGCGGGAACCGATCCCTTCAATCCCGACACGGATGGGGATGGTCTGCTGGACGGCGATGAGGATGCCAACCGCAATGGCCGTGTCGATCCAGGCGAAACGGACCCCAAGAACGCGGACACGGATGGTGGCGGCGTGAATGATGGGGAGGAGGTCCGGCGCGGGACCTCTCCGTTGAACGACATCGACGACTTCCTGATTACAGGAGGAGGGTGCTCTTCGGCGGGGAGCATGGGCTTGCTGGCTCTGGCCCTGGTGTCCAGCCTGCCGCTGTTGCGCCGCCGCCGCCGGGCAGGCGGCCGGGGCCCATGGGGGGGCTTCGGCCTCGTGGTCTTGCTGGGAGGAATGGGGCTTCTGGGGACACCTCAGGCGAGTGCTCAGACTGCCTCCAGCCCTGCGACTCGGAAGATCGATGCGCAGCAGTACAAGCCGGGTCCAGGCTCCCAGGATGTATTGGGTCTGCTCAGCGCCACCGTGGGCAGGCACCTGGGATGGAACCTGGGGCTCTCGGTGAGCTACGCCCAGGATCCGCTCACCGTGCGAGATCCCATCTCAGAGGAGACCGTCTACAGCCTGGTGGAGAGCCAGCTCACGGTGGACGTGCTGGGCGCCATTGCCTTCCATGAGCGGTTCGAGATCGGCCTGGCGCTCCCCATCACGTCTCAGTCCGCGGACGCCTCGCCCGTCTTCGGCGAGGGCGTGGATGCGACCGGGATCGGCGATCTGCGCGTGGTACCCAAGGCGCGCGTGTTCTCCACGGGCGGACTGCATCTGGGCGCCGCGGTGCCCATTCATCTGCCCACGGGCGGGGATTCCAAGTTCCTCGGCGGAGGCTTCTCCGTTCAGCCCAGGCTGCTCGGGGAATGGCGTCATGGGGGAGGTCCCCGCATCCTGGCCAACCTGGGATTCAACCTCCGCTCCGAGGAGCAGCTCCGCAACCTCATCGTGTCCAATGCGTTCGCCTATGGCCTGGGCGCGGAGGTTCCGTTCTCCGTGGGGAAGGGTCAGCTCTCCGCAGGAGCGACCCTCCTGGGGGCCTTGCCGCTCGGCGACAAGGGGTCCGAGGCGCGTCCGCTGGAGCTGCTGGCGACCCTCCGCTTCCGGTTCGCGGATGCTTTCCTCGCGCACCTCGGCGGAGGCCCAGGGCTCAGCCGGGGGTATGGCACGCCGGGCTTCCGGGCCATTGCCGGGCTGGCTTACGTGGCCCCGGGGCCCTGAGAAGGTGCAGATTTCTCCTGTCACCTGGACGTCAAGGCATCGGCCAACGCGGCCGCGGTGCGGATGCAGTCGTTGATCCCCACGCCTTTGTAGGCATTGCCGGCCAGGTGCAGGCCCGGCAGTCGCGCCAGGGCCGAGTCGATGGCGGACAGCCGCTCCAGGTGGCCCACGGTGTATTGCGGAATTCCCCTCGGCCAGCGGATGACCTCCGTGAAGTCAGGGCTCGCCGTCACGCCGGCCAGCTCGCGCAGTTCCTTCTGGGCAAGCGCCGCCAGGGCCTCCTCGTCCAGCCCCACGAGGTCCGGTCTCCGCGCGCCCCCCATCAGGCACGTGTAGAGGACACGCCCTCCTTCCGCGCGGAACGGGAAGACCGTGGAGGCGTGAATGACGCCCAGCACCTGCCGTTGCTCCTGGGCCGGAACGAGGAAGCCAAAGCCGTCTGGCGCGGGGGTCCTTCCTGGGGCAAAGCCCAGGTGCACCACGGCGATGGGCGCGTAGGGAATGGCCTTCAGGTGCCCCGCGAGCGATGCGTCCAAGGGGCTGAGCAGCTCCGCGGAGACATGGGCCGGTACGGTCAACACCACCTGGGAGGCTTCCAGCTCCGCGTGCTGTCCTCGCTCGCGCACCGAGAGGCGCCAGCCGTCCTGGCTTCGCGTGAGCCCTTCCACCTCCGCGCCGGTGCGGGCCGCGGGCCCGAGCGCCCGCGCCAGCGCATCCACCAGCGTGCCCAGGCCTCCCTCGAATGTGCACATGGCCCCCTTCAGTGCCGTGCCCGTGGGCGCCGCCGTGCGCCGCGCCTTCTGGGTTCTCACCGCGCCGAGGATGAGGCTGCGGTGTTCATGCTCCAGTTGCTTCAGCATCGGAAAGGCGGCCTCCGCGCTCAGCGCCTCCAGGTCCCCCGCGTAGGTGCCCGTCTGCATCGAGTCCAGCAGCACCGACGTGGCCTGGGCGCCCAGGTGCCTTCGTCCGAAGTCACCGAGGGATTCGTCACGGCCCGGTGACGCGCGGCCTGTGAAGAGCTCTGCGAGGACGCGCAGCCGTGCCCCCAGCGGCAGCAGATCCGACTTCAGGAACGCGGGAGGAGAGGCGGGCACGGGCCGGAGTTGCCCACGTGTATAGAGGTAGCGTGACTTCGCCGCGGGATCCGCCATGCGGATCCGATCTTCCACGCCCACGCTCGCGGCCAGCTCCCGGGTGGCAGGTTCTCTGTCAAGGAAGCTGTTGGGTCCTGTCTCCGTAGAGAACCCATCACGTTGTCTGGTCTGGATCACTCCGCCCAACCGTGGACCGGCTTCCAGCACGACCGCATCCTTTCCACGTGAGCGGAGGCGATGCGCCAGCGCGAGCCCGGTGATGCCTCCTCCGACGACGGCAATGACGGCCATAACCGTTACTCCTGGGTCTGCGTGCCTTCCTTCCTTCGAGGCGGGCACGTGGGTCAAGCATCACATGGGTTGTGCCTACAGCGTGCGACGCGCGTTAATACACCCATGCGCTACGCCATCTCCGGTGCCAGCCGTGGCATCGGCCTCGAATTTGTCCGGCAACTTCTCGAACGTGGCGACACTGTGGAAGCGGGGGTCCGAGCTCCCGCGGAGGCACGGTTGCTCTCCCCGCTGATGAACAGCGTCGGCCCTCGCTTGCGGATTCACGAGCTCGACATCACCAACCAGTCCAGTGTGCGTTCCTTCGCGTCCGCGGTGAGTGACGGTCCGTTGGATGTGCTCATCAACAACGCGGGGGTCAGCGGCAAGTGGTGCTCCTTCATGGAGATGGATTACGAGGACATGACGAAGGTCATGGAGACCAACTCCGTGGGCCCCATGCGGCTGTCCGCCGCGCTGATGCCCGCGGTGCTCCGGGGCTCCACACGGAAGATCATCCATCTGACGACGCGCATGGCCTCGCTCACCGAGAACACCCGAGGAGGTGTCTATGGGTTCGAGGGCGGGGCGTATGCCTACCGCATGTCCAAGGCCGCGCTGAACGTGTGCATGCGCACCATGGCCGTGGATTTCCGGGACCAGGGGCTCATCACCGCGGCGATCAATCCAGGCTGGGTGCGCACGGAGATGGGCGGCAAGCTGGCGCCCATGCGTCCGGAGGACGCGGTGCGAGGAATGTTGCGCGTCATCGATGACATCACCAAGGAGCAGAGCGGCATGTTCCTCGACTTCCAGGGCCGCGAGGTGCCCTGGTAGGGCAGGGGGCATGGGCGGCGCTCAGGGGTAGAGCAGCTCGGTGTGCCAGGCGCCGTCCTCGCGCAGGTAGACGAGCCGCTCGTGCAGGCGGCTGGGGCGGGCGTGCCAGAACTCGATGCGGTCGGGCACCACGCGCAGACCGGCCCAGTGCGGCGGACGGGGCACCGGGCTGCCTTCGTACTGTTTCGTCACGGCGTCCACCCGCGCCTCCAGGAGTTCCCGGGAGGGCAGCGGCTGGCTCTGGAGGCTGGCCCACGCGCCCACCTGGCTGCCCCGGGCGCGGCTCTGGAAGTAGGCGTTGGACTCTTCCTCGGAGACGCGCTCCACGCGCCCCTCGATGCGGATCTGCCGCTCCAGGGGCGCCCAGTAGAAGACGAGCGCGGCGAAGGGCTGGCCCAGCAGCTCGTGGCCCTTGCGGCTGGTGAGGTTGGTGAAGAAGACGAAGCCGCGCGCATCGAAGTCCTTGAGGAGGACGACGCGCGAGGAGGGACGGCCCTCTGCCCCCACCGAGGAGACGATCATGGCGTTCGGATCCACGGGGATGGCTTTTTTCGCCTGCTCATACAGCACGGCGAAGCGTTCGATGGGGTCCTGGGGCAGTTCCATGACGCACACCCTAACAACCCCGTTCGCCGAGTGAAGGACGGGGATGGGGACTTTCTAAGGTTGACTCATGGGCGCCACACGGCATGGTTCGGACATGAAAATCCTGTTCATCGCCTCGGAAGTCACCCCGTTCTCCAAGACGGGCGGACTGGGCGACGTGGCGGGGGCACTGCCCGCGGCGCTTGCCGCACTGGGTCATGATGTCAAGGTGGTCAGCCCCCGCTATGCGGAGGTGAAAGATGACCGGCTCACGCCCACGGGCCACTCGCTGTTGCTGCGCTTTCCTTTTGGAACGCAGGGCGGCCCCATCCTCTCG encodes the following:
- a CDS encoding Ig-like domain-containing protein; amino-acid sequence: MMDFSAPSSRFLPLRSLLVMMLMGLLGTACEPAGEGRSKVLSSRAEGLVAGTANLELLLADSADPIAEGATYQYRIDVLNRGPDSAESVSVSVNLATQAFFQTFSAPAGWSCNTLGDVHVWTCTAATLAVNAPQSITFTMQAPFQDDVLMSASASVSSASTDPVPGNNAAVQETVVGENDPPVNIYPPLQTIPQNMELVFSSASGKRVATSDPDVFGRSLRVLLQVAQGANCGTLTLSRNTGLTFITGDGTADVAMLFTGTLSNVNAAMDGLKFTPKATYSGSASIIFSVLDQGSSGLGGNKSDSDAILIDVSAVNNPPVAEDDLFTVLKDSSATELDVLGNDTTAPDVGETLSITAVSQPANGTVTFTATRVSFTPAAGFTGVTTFTYTASDGRGGTDTATVTVTVTETNSPPDAKDDSFTVVQDSGATQLDVLTNDTTEPDAGETLSITAVSQPANGTVTFTATNVSFTPAAGFVGTTTFTYTVSDGRGGTDTATVTVVVTETNHPPVANDDDFTVPKDSSATELDVLANDTTDPDTGETLSITAVTQPTHGTVTFTATRVSFTTAVGFAGSTTFTYTVSDGRGGTDTATVTVVVTETNSPPVANDDDFTVPKDSSATELDVLANDTTAPDAGETLSIIAVSQPAHGAVTFTATRVSFTTAVGFAGSTTFTYTVSDGRGGTDTATVTVVVTETNSPPVAKDDSFRVAKNSGATQLDVLANDTTAPDAGETLSITAVSQPANGTVTFTATRVSFTPAVGFVGTTTFTYTVSDGRGGTDAATVTVTVSEENNPPVAKDDLFTVPKDSGATELDVLANDTTVPDVGETLSITAVSQPANGTVTFTATRVSFTPAAGFVGTTTFTYTASDGRGGVDTATVTVTVTETNSPPVANDDNFTVDENSGPTELDVLANDTVAPDVGETLRITGATQPDNGSVTFTDTRVSFTPIPDFVGTTTFTYTASDGRGGTDTATVTVTVTEVADVVDSDGDGLPDAIERDAGTDPFNPDTDGDGLLDGDEDANRNGRVDPGETDPKNADTDGGGVNDGEEVRRGTSPLNDIDDFLITGGGCSSAGSMGLLALALVSSLPLLRRRRRAGGRGPWGGFGLVVLLGGMGLLGTPQASAQTASSPATRKIDAQQYKPGPGSQDVLGLLSATVGRHLGWNLGLSVSYAQDPLTVRDPISEETVYSLVESQLTVDVLGAIAFHERFEIGLALPITSQSADASPVFGEGVDATGIGDLRVVPKARVFSTGGLHLGAAVPIHLPTGGDSKFLGGGFSVQPRLLGEWRHGGGPRILANLGFNLRSEEQLRNLIVSNAFAYGLGAEVPFSVGKGQLSAGATLLGALPLGDKGSEARPLELLATLRFRFADAFLAHLGGGPGLSRGYGTPGFRAIAGLAYVAPGP
- the hemG gene encoding protoporphyrinogen oxidase produces the protein MAVIAVVGGGITGLALAHRLRSRGKDAVVLEAGPRLGGVIQTRQRDGFSTETGPNSFLDREPATRELAASVGVEDRIRMADPAAKSRYLYTRGQLRPVPASPPAFLKSDLLPLGARLRVLAELFTGRASPGRDESLGDFGRRHLGAQATSVLLDSMQTGTYAGDLEALSAEAAFPMLKQLEHEHRSLILGAVRTQKARRTAAPTGTALKGAMCTFEGGLGTLVDALARALGPAARTGAEVEGLTRSQDGWRLSVRERGQHAELEASQVVLTVPAHVSAELLSPLDASLAGHLKAIPYAPIAVVHLGFAPGRTPAPDGFGFLVPAQEQRQVLGVIHASTVFPFRAEGGRVLYTCLMGGARRPDLVGLDEEALAALAQKELRELAGVTASPDFTEVIRWPRGIPQYTVGHLERLSAIDSALARLPGLHLAGNAYKGVGINDCIRTAAALADALTSR
- a CDS encoding SDR family oxidoreductase, whose protein sequence is MRYAISGASRGIGLEFVRQLLERGDTVEAGVRAPAEARLLSPLMNSVGPRLRIHELDITNQSSVRSFASAVSDGPLDVLINNAGVSGKWCSFMEMDYEDMTKVMETNSVGPMRLSAALMPAVLRGSTRKIIHLTTRMASLTENTRGGVYGFEGGAYAYRMSKAALNVCMRTMAVDFRDQGLITAAINPGWVRTEMGGKLAPMRPEDAVRGMLRVIDDITKEQSGMFLDFQGREVPW
- the pdxH gene encoding pyridoxamine 5'-phosphate oxidase, whose product is MELPQDPIERFAVLYEQAKKAIPVDPNAMIVSSVGAEGRPSSRVVLLKDFDARGFVFFTNLTSRKGHELLGQPFAALVFYWAPLERQIRIEGRVERVSEEESNAYFQSRARGSQVGAWASLQSQPLPSRELLEARVDAVTKQYEGSPVPRPPHWAGLRVVPDRIEFWHARPSRLHERLVYLREDGAWHTELLYP